In Osmia bicornis bicornis chromosome 1, iOsmBic2.1, whole genome shotgun sequence, the following proteins share a genomic window:
- the LOC123988092 gene encoding general transcription factor II-I repeat domain-containing protein 2-like, whose amino-acid sequence MEMNTEQRLHYVSELKIALLEENSQQDALLQNQQQMRIRASFVVALQVATSSMSLSDGEIVKRCIVAMVQDMDPNVADICKRVPLSRRTITRRVNQMAQDTTMQLQDACNKFITFSLALDESVDTSGTPQLAIFIRGVDEKLHVTEELLDIVTLKETVLGEDVFASVEHAVESNNLDWKGLVSVATDGAPVMVGERNGFIGRLRRKMSSTYDKNIIAIHCLIHQQNLCAKSIALQNVMSVIWNL is encoded by the exons ATGGAGATGAATACAGAACAACGATTACATTATGTTAGCGAGTTAAAGATAGCGCTGTTAGAAGAAAACAGTCAACAG GATGCCCTACTACAGAATCAACAGCAGATGCGGATACGCGCTAGTTTCGTAGTGGCCCTGCAAGTTGCTACATCCTCAATGTCACTATCGGATGGAGAAATAGTAAAAAGATGCATTGTAGCGATGGTACAGGATATGGATCCTAATGTAGCCGATATCTGCAAGCGCGTCCCTTTGTCTCGGCGCACTATTACAAGAAGAGTGAACCAGATGGCACAGGATACGACAATGCAGCTGCAAGATGCTTGCaataaatttataacattttcATTGGCACTGGATGAAAGCGTGGACACTTCGGGTACACCACAGCTCGCCATTTTTATTCGCGGTGTAGACGAGAAATTGCACGTGACCGAAGAATTATTAGATATAGTCACATTAAAAGAAACCGTATTAGGAGAAGATGTTTTTGCAAGTGTGGAACACGCAGTAGAGAGTAACAATTTGGATTGGAAGGGTTTGGTATCGGTGGCAACCGATGGGGCCCCTGTTATGGTTGGAGAGAGGAATGGCTTCATCGGTCGcttaagaagaaaaatgagtAGTACTTAtgacaaaaatataattgcaattCATTGTTTAATACACCAACAAAATTTATGTGCTAAAAGTATAGCTTTACAAAATGTTATGTCTGTAATT tggaacttGTAG